In one window of Burkholderiales bacterium DNA:
- the msrA gene encoding peptide-methionine (S)-S-oxide reductase MsrA → MQQENHASSEIAALAGGCFWCLEAVYDELKGVKSVESGYMGGTTANPTYEQVCSGRTGHTEVVQIRFDPSTVSFREILEVFFVIHDPTTLNRQGNDVGTPYRSAIFYHTLEQKTAAEEVIKSLNGAHIWSSPIVTEVAPAQTFYPAENYHQEYFQRNPVQPYCMFVVEPKVAKFRKHFLGKLKKA, encoded by the coding sequence ATGCAACAGGAAAACCACGCAAGCAGTGAAATTGCCGCTCTGGCCGGAGGATGCTTTTGGTGCCTGGAAGCGGTCTACGACGAACTCAAAGGCGTCAAATCGGTGGAATCCGGCTACATGGGCGGCACCACGGCCAATCCCACCTATGAACAGGTCTGCAGCGGCAGGACGGGGCACACCGAAGTAGTGCAAATCCGTTTCGACCCCTCCACGGTTTCCTTCAGGGAAATCCTCGAGGTGTTTTTCGTGATTCATGACCCCACGACGCTTAACCGCCAGGGCAACGATGTGGGCACACCATACCGCTCGGCGATTTTTTACCACACGCTCGAGCAAAAAACGGCGGCGGAAGAAGTGATTAAGAGCCTGAACGGCGCGCATATTTGGAGTTCGCCCATCGTCACCGAGGTGGCGCCGGCCCAGACTTTCTATCCGGCGGAGAATTACCACCAGGAATATTTCCAGCGCAACCCGGTTCAGCCCTACTGCATGTTCGTGGTGGAGCCGAAGGTGGCCAAATTCCGCAAGCATTTTCTGGGCAAGCTTAAAAAAGCCTGA
- a CDS encoding SWIB/MDM2 domain-containing protein, producing the protein MAMKKKGKKTAKKSVMKRKAAPRAAKKKSGAKRKPNPAFMKPMTPTASLAAVVGSSAMPRTEVTKKLWGYIKRNGLQDSMNRRMINADDKLRDVFGGKRQVSMFEMTKLVSKHLR; encoded by the coding sequence ATGGCAATGAAGAAAAAGGGCAAGAAGACTGCTAAGAAATCAGTAATGAAGAGAAAAGCCGCTCCGCGCGCAGCCAAGAAGAAGAGCGGGGCCAAGCGCAAGCCTAATCCCGCGTTCATGAAGCCAATGACACCCACCGCCTCGCTCGCCGCTGTGGTGGGATCCAGCGCCATGCCGCGCACCGAAGTCACCAAGAAACTGTGGGGCTACATCAAGCGAAACGGCCTACAAGACAGCATGAACAGGCGCATGATCAATGCCGACGACAAGCTGCGCGATGTTTTTGGCGGCAAGCGGCAAGTTTCCATGTTTGAAATGACCAAGCTGGTCAGCAAACATCTGAGATAG